The DNA segment TTCCACCAATGGGCGATGAGAATTTTACGTATGACACGCGCGAGGCCACCCTGGGCCTGCTTTACGCGCCCGCCATTGCCGCCAGCCTGCGCCAGTTGCCCCGCGAGGTGTGGTTTGCCGATATGGAATTCCAGACCCTCCCTACTATCTGGCCGCTGTATTCGGACAGTCCGACCCGAACGGTCAAGCTGCCCATTCCAGCAGGCACACCTGTCCTGGTGCTGGTCAAAAGTTGGAACTGGGTCAATCAGATTCCAGCCCGGAACACTCCCAACCCTCCCGCTTTCAGAACATTCGTCAACGTGGCGGATCAGGCAGGCCAGATCAAACTCCCCGTCGATCTTGCATTTCCCAGCAAACTCGGTGAGGGCCGTAACAAAACCATCCAGCTTCATACGTCGCTTGCAACCTGGGAAACCGCCCCACCAGATCAGAACGCCGCCATCCTCTTGCCGTTGACCGAGCGCATCAGTGATCCGGTCAGGCTGGAGCCGCTCAAACCACTGCAATAGGAGGGCCGCCCCCAACCCAGCAGGCGGCCTCTCCCCTACTTTTTCCTTAGCTGCGGCTCTTATAGCGCTCCAGCAACTCGGCCTTCAGCTCGTCAAAGCCCACGCCCTTGCGCTCCTTGTGACCGTCGGGCCAGCGTTCGCGGGTGCTGACCTCGCGGGCTTCTTGCTCCTTGTCGCCCACCACCAGAATCATGGGAATCTTGGAGAGTTCGGCGTTGCGGACCTTGGCCTGCATCCGGTTGCTGGTGTCGTCTACCTCCGCGCGCAGCCCGGCCTTGTGCAACTCGGCGCGCAGTTCCTCGGCGTAGGCGTTGTGGCGGTCTGCAATGGGCACAATGGCGATCTGACGCGGGGCCAGCCACAGCGGGAAGTCCCCCGCGTAATGCTCGATCAGGATGCCCACGAAGCGTTCCAGGCTGCCGAAGGGGGCGCGGTGGATCATCACCGGACGGTGATCCTGGCCGTCCTCGCCCACATACGATATGTCGAAGCGTTCAGGCAGGTTGTAATCCACCTGAATGGTTCCCAGTTGCCACTCGCGGCCCAGCACATCCTTGACTACGAAGTCCAGCTTGGGGCCGTAGAAGGCGGCGTCCCCTGGCTCGATGCTGTAGGGCAGGCCGACTTCCTCCACGGCCTGAATAATCCCGTCCTCGGCCAGTTGCCAGTTCGCCGCGTCACCCACGTACTTTTCATCTGCGAGGTCACGGGTGCCGACGCGGAAGCGCACATCGTTCATGCCGAAGGTCCGCAGCACCAGCACCGTCAGATCCAGCACATCCAGGAACTCTTTTTTAAGCTGATCGGGGCGGCAGAAGATGTGGGCGTCGTCCTGCGTGAAGCCGCGCACCCGCGTTAGGCCGTTCAGCTCGCCGGATTGCTCGTAGCGGTACACCGTGCCGAACTCGGCCAGGCGCACGGGCAGGTCACGGTAACTGCGCGGTTTGCTGTCGTAGATGCGGACGTGGTGCGGGCAGTTCATCGGCTTGAGCATGTACTGCTCATCGTCCACGGTGATGGGCGAGAAGTTACTATCGCTGTAGTTCTGGTAATGCCCAGAGGTTTTGTACAGCTCCAGATTGCCGATGTTCGGCGTGATGACGCCCTGATAGCCGCGCTGGAACTGCTGCTCCTTCAGGAACGCCGCCAGTTCCTCGCGCAGCACCGTGCCGTTGGGCAGCCACAGCGGCAGGCCCTTGCCCACCAGCGGATCAATAGTGAACAGTTCCAGCTCGCGACCCAGCTTGCGATGATCGCGGCGTTTGGCCTCTTCCAGCCGCTCCAGATACTCGTCCAGCTCTTTTTGCGAGGCAAAGGCCACACCATATACGCGCTGTAGGATCGGGTTCTTCTCGTTGCCGCGCCAGTACGCGCCCGATGTGCTGGTCAGCTTGAAGGCGGTGGGCAGCTTGCCGGTATTGGGGAAATGCGGCCCCCGGCACAGGTCCACATACTCGCCCTGCGTGTAGAAGGTGATCGGCTCATCATCGGGCAGCGCGGAAATCAATTCCACCTTGTACGGATCGAAGCCGAACTGTTCCAGCGCCTGCGCCTTGCTCACCTCTGAGCGCTTGATGTCCAGATTGCGTCCAATGATCTCGCGCATGATCTTCTCGATCTCGGGCAGTTCTTCCTCGCTCAGCGGTTCGGGCAGATCGAAATCCTGGTAAAAGCCGTTCTCGATGCTGGGGCCGACGCCGCGCTTGACTGCTTCACGCGGATGGCCTTTGCGCTCGTAATACTCGCCCACCGCCTGACTCATGGCGTGGCCCAGCGAGTGCCGGAAGACGCTCTGGGCCTGCCCCGGATTCTTCTTGGTAATCAGGCTGATCTCTGCACCCTCGGGCAGCGGGGTCTGCAAGTCCGTGAGTACGCCATTGGCGGTAGCTGCCAGCGCGTCCTGGGCTAAGCGCGGGCCAATCGCCTGGGCAGCGTCCAGGGCCGTCGCACCCTGCGGTAATTCAAGTTGTTTTCCATCGGGTAAAAAGACGTGCATATGTTTAACTCCTTGATTCAAGACACGAGAAGACCCGATCTGGCCGCATTCCAGCACAACGCCTGAAAACCAGTGAAAGGCTTTCAGGCGCTTGGAGTTCGCGTCAGACCGGGCAGATGGGACATTCGCAGCCACACGCCTCCCATCACCAGATCGGAGTGATAGGCACGTGACTTCATACAGGCCATGTTAGCGGGTCCGGGCGGGCGGCGGCAACTGCGGTGGCCCGTAGACCTGCGCGCCCCGATCCGGCCCACGGCATGGGCGGCAGACGGGCGCTCAGATCACCCCTTGCCCACCGAAACCCGGAGCTTGCTGGGACGCTGGACCCCGGCCACCCCGGAAGCCCAGCGGGTTTCGAGACCGCCCATCTCACGCTGCATACGCACGCGCTCGAATTCGTGCGGCAGCATGTCCAGCGCGATGCGGGGATCACGCAGCGCCCGGCGGTAGATCGAGCCGCTGATGCCTGGACGGCTGTAGGCATGCTCCAGGCTGGCCCGCGAGGTCATGAACACGGTGACCCCCAGTTCGGCCAGCCCGGGCTGCTGCGCCAGCACCCGCAAAATCCCGGCCAGACGCTCGGTGTGACTGGCGTGCGGCGTGGCGATCAGCACCTGGTCCTCCCGCTGTCCCAGGACCGCGAAGCCCATCTCCCGGCCCAGCACGGTGGGCAGCAGGCGGGCGTCGATCATTTCCGGGGTCAGCTCCATGAAGGTCAGCCCATGCAGGGTGGCCAGCGACTGTCGCAGCGCCGCCTCGGACATGAGCTGGCCGCTCAGCATCAGTTGACCCAGCGGCCTGGACTGGCTCTGGCCCTCGCGGATCAGGCGACTCAGCGTGCGCGAATCCACCCCGCCGGAGAACAGCACCTGATCGCCCAGGCGGCGGCGGGCGTCGTCCAGCACGGAATCGGGCACATACGCCTTGCGCTCGGTCTTGTCCCACACCGCCGTGCCGCGCGTCTGGCCCTTGGCGGGAAACAGGAACAGCCGCCACGCGCGCACCGTGGCCAGGGTGTTGATATAATTGCCGATCAGCCAGCGCAGGGGCAGGCCCGGCAGCACCAGCGTGGCGATCAGCGCCTGCCGCAGCCCGTAAATGCGCCGCACCGCCGCGCCGCGCATCAGCATGCGCCACGCCGTAATGCCCAGCACGGTGTACAGCAGGCCGCGCAGCAGCGGCGTGGACTCGAAGCCGACGCCCAGCAACGTGCAGAGAATCAGCGCCGCCGAGAAGGGGTAGCCAATCAGGTGGATCAGGTTGGTGAACTTGCCCTTCTGATCGTGCCACAGGGTCAGGCGGTCCCGCAGACCCAGCTTCATGCCGCGCAGGCGCTGCGGCGTTTGCAACGTGATGCCGTAGGTCCAGCGGCCTTTCTGCTTGATGGCCGCCGCGATCTCGGTGGGAAAGTATTCGCGCACAGCCACGTAATCGCACTCGGTCCGACCATCCTGGCGCAGGCGTGGCAGCGGCTGGACATGAAAATGCACCTTGATGCCCTTGCGCCACAGCCGTAGCGCCAGCTCGTAGTCCTCGGCCAGCGCACCCTCGGTCAGCACCTGACCGTCTTCCTCGTCCAGCAGGGCCATCACCTCGCGGCGCATGGCAAAGCCGGTGCCCGCCGAGGGCAGAAACAACCCCAGTGCCTCGCGGGCGGGCAGGTGATGCAGATGATGCTCTGCGAATTCATCGGCGTAACTGCCAGTGACCAGTTGCGCCAGCGTGCGGCGCACCAGCCCGCGCAGGCCCACACCGCCCACCCGTGGGAACAGCGCGAACACCGGTAACTGCACCATCTGGTGCTTCTTGAGCAGCGCGCTGTAGGCGCTGAAGGTGTATGGGTGGATCACATCCTCGGCGTCGTGGACGGCGATGATGTCGAACTTCTGGCCGGTGCGGGCCTCGTGGGCCTGGACAGCAGCGTAGACCCCGTTGAGATTCTGGGACTTACTGGTCGGCCCCGACTTCTCGTTGACCACGCAGTGGACGCAGGCGGCGCGCTCATCCAGCGCCTGCACCTCGGGGGCGGTGGCCAGATCGTTGGGGTACACGCCCACGAAGAATTCCACCTGCGAGGCGGGGTAGTGCATCAGTTTCAGGGTACTTTCGATCATCGGCGTGACCACGCCCGCCTCCTGCCACGCGCCCACCATCACGGCGATGCGGGCCGGGCGGTCACGCTGCAACTCGGCGGCGCTGAGCTGCCAGTCCCTGATCCTGCGCCGCCGCAGAAGGTAGGCCAGGTCCAGCAGCAGATCATCCAGACTGACCACGATATACAGTGCCAGCAGCAGGAAAACCCCGGTGGACAGCAGGGAAGAAAAATTGAAATCGAGCAGGGTCACGGTGCCTCCTGGGCAGGGATTGAGGATTGAGGTAAAGGGGGAGTCAGGTTCAGGCGCTCGGTCACGCCTGGCCCGTCCAAAAAGCGGCGGAAGACGGCGGCCAGGGCCGGCTGCGTTTCGACGCGCATCTCGGTGTCGTGCCGTGGATCGTCGTCGTTGGTCCACGCACTGTTCCACCAAGAGAAGCCACGCAGGCCAGGCCAGCGCCCGGCAATCAGGTCCGTCAGGGCGGCCCCGGCCCAGGCTTCGGGCGCTACCGCCGCACCCCGCGCGCTGCCGAATTCCAGCAGCAGCGCGGGCTTGCTGGGGGCCAGCGCACTCAGGCGCGGCATCACGTCGTCGAGCTGGGCGCGCAGGCTCAGGATGTCTGAGGCGGCGTCTTGCGGCGACTGCGCGCCGTAGGCCGAGACGCCCAGCACGCTGATCACGTCGCCACCGGGGTAATAGGCTTCCAGCGTGTTCCAGCGGACTGGTGGATCGTCCTGGGCCGCCACATGGAAGACCCAGCGCACGTTGCTGCCGCCGCCCTCACGAACCACCTTCGCCATCCGGCGGTACGCCTGCACGAACTGCGCCGCGCCCGCCGTCTCTCCATTCCAGCGGGCGTTCCAGGCAAACCACGAACCGTTGACCTCGGTGCCGTACTCGGCGTACACAGGGCCGTCCACCCGGCCCGCCGCCGCGCCCCAGGCCCGCAGATCGTCGTCGAACCGCCCGGCGATGATGGCCTGCAAGGTGAACAGCGGATCAGGACGGACCGCCTCTTCGTCACTGCTGCGCAGCATCAGGCGAATGAACGGCGTGGCCCCGCGCGCCCGGACCCGCGCCACCTGCTCGGCGGGAAAGGCCCGCGAGCGAAACCAATTGTTGGTCAGGTAAACGTAGGCCAGTTCCCGGCCCACTGCCGCCGTGTAGGCATCGAGCTGCGCGTCAGCCACGGTATCCTCGGGCTGATCCGGCGAGGCCACGAACACGCCGTGGGCCAGCGCAGGCCCTTTCACGGTCCGGCCCGGCTGGCCCACCGCCGGGCTGGTGAGACCCAGCAGCAGCGCCAGCACACTTCCGCGCCAAACCGCCCCGGTCCCGTTTGCCCTGCCCACAACTCCACCATACCGCTGGGTCCGCTCTACTTCAGTGTCCGGGTGGTGACATTCAGCGGGTTGACGAAGGTGTAGCCCTTGGCCTGGATGCCCTGAATCAACGCGGTTAGGCTGGCTTTGGTCAGCTTTTCTAGCCCCGTGTAATTGTCGGCCATCAGGTAGGGGTGAACGAACACGCTGGCGTAAGCGCAACTCAGATTTTTATTGGCCTCGGCAGCTTCCAGAATGGCGTCACTGCGGTAACTGGCCTGAATATTGCCCAGGTTCTCGGGGACGACCAGCGTGCCGTACTCGTCGCGCACCGGGTACGGGAAGAACTGGCCCTCGCGCACCCCATCAGCAGTGTACATGCGGCGTTCGATGACTTTAGGGTAGATCTTGTTGATCGCGGGGTACAGGCTCACCTCGGCCTCGTAATGCGGTGTGGTCCACATCTGCGGCCACAGGCCCAGTTGCAGCAGCGTCAGGCGGCCCTGCTGAATCCGTTGCTGGGTGGTCCTGGGATTGAGCTTGTCCAGCGACTTGTTGTTTTCCTTGTCCCACAGCTCCCATCCCTCGCCGCTGTTGCCCTCAGGGTCACGCAGGCCGTGGTAGTTGTGCGTGGTCCCGTGCTGGATCACCAGACCGCCCATCGTGACGGCGCGGTAGACCTGGAGCAGACTCTGCACGTTGCCGGTCCAGGGGTAATGGACCCCATCGTAGTAACTTTCGGGAATGACGGTCATGGCAAACGGAACTTTGAGCGTGTTGATCACGTCCAATGTGTTGCCGAGTCCCTGCGGGGCAGCGAAGGCGTTGATGTCCTCCAGACGCAGGATCGCCTGTTTCTTGCAGGTGGCCGTGCCCGCGTCGCCCAGCATGGTTTTGAGGCTATCAGCCATGACCAGATAGCGGTCCGTGGGGTGGATGTACTGAAAGGGGTTGTCGGCCACGTAATAGAAATTCTTGCTGCGGACCAGATACGGCACCTGATCGCCCGCCGCGTCTTTTGCCACCGCCAGCGTCTGTGTTTTGGCCGGATCGGCGCCCACCTCGATGATTTCCTGCGGCCCCGCGAACTTCTTGTAGTTGTAGCCCTTGTAAGACACGGTGTTGTAGGCCGCCGCGATATCCGTGGGCGTCAGGGCAGTGTGCAGGCTCTTGTAAGTCAGGCCCAGCGCCGACATGTCCCCCAGCTTCCAGATGTTGTAGCCCAGCCAGGTCACGGGCGCGCCGCCCTTGACGTCATCCATGAACGCGGTGGGAATGGCTTCATCGAAAACGGTGCCAATGTAAAAGGTCCGCAGGCTGCTGAGGGCGTCCGCACTGCGGTACTGCGAGATGGGCGCTCGGATCACCTTAACGTTGTCGTACTGGCCCAGCAGGTTGGCCAGCATGATGGCGTGGAAAGCTCCGCCGTCGCGGTAGGCAGACGAGGCGGGCAGGGGATTGCTGTAATACACCCGCACGGTCTTGCTGGCTGCCTGTGGCTGGAGCGACTGCGTCTCAAGCGGCTGATCCGGCAAGGGTGCCCACAGATCGGAGGGCTGCGCGGGAATCCGGTCCTTGTACGGCGCAGGCATGCTGTGGTCCCCGAACAGCGGGGTCATATCGCCGCCCACCGGTTGGGCCTGCTGCACCTGGGTGGGTGCGGGGTCCGTGCCACCCGTCTGCGGCGTGGACCCCAGACCGGAGGGCGATGACCCGCAGGCCCCCAGAATCAGGCTGAGGCTCAGGATCGAAACGGGCAGGGCAGCTTTTAGAGTCATTTTTTTCCTTTACGGTCCTTCACAGGGAGGTGGTGGGGAGGCGGGCCGGAAAGCACGGTCCAGCGAGGCGGCGGACCTGCTTGCCCTACACTTTCCTCCCACTGTCATTTCTCCAGATTTCCAGGCCAGCGCCCTTCAGAGTCGGAACAACGATCTGGCCTAGCAGGCGACAGGCAAAAATGTCAGGCAATAGAAAACAGCGTACTGAGAAAAATTATACATAAAACTGCCATAAAAGTGAAGAAACCCCCAAGAGGGGATCTCAAGGAGGTGAATGCTCTAGGTACCGAGGCCGCCCTACTTCAGGGTGCGCGTGGTGACGTTCAGCGGATTGACGAAGGTATAACCCTTGGCCTGGATGCCCTTGATCAGTGCGGTCAGACTGGCTTTGGTCAGCTTGTCCGGGCCGACGTAATCCTTTTCCAGCAGGTACGGGTGGACAAAGACGCTGGCGTAGGCGCAACTCAGATTTTTATTGGCCTCGGCGGCGTCGAGCACAGAGTCGCTCAGGTAGCCCACCTGGATGTTGCCCAGGTTCTCGGGGACCACCAGCGTGCCGTACTCGTCGCGCACCGGGTACGGGAAGAACTGACCCTCGCGCACCCCGTCAGCGGTATACATGCGGCGTTCGATGACTTTAGGATAAATCTTGTTGATGGTGGGGTACAGACTCACGTCGGCCTCGTAGTGTGGCGTGGTCCACATCTGCGCGTTAATGCCCAGCGAGAGCAGCACGTCACGGCCCTGCTGCACGCGGGCCTGGGCAGACGCCGGATTGAGCTTGTCCAGCGACTTGTTGTTTTCCTTGTCCCAGAACTCCCACTCGTCACCGCTCTCGCCCTCGGGGTCGCGCAGACCGTGGTAGTTGTGGGTGGTCCCGTGCTGGATCACCAGACCGCCCATCGTGACGGCGCGGTAAAGCTGTTGCAGGCCGCCCCGGTTGCCTTTCCAGGGGTAGGACACACCGCCGTAATAACTTTCCGGGATCACGGTCATGGCAAAGGGCACCTTCAGCGCGCTGATCACGTCCAGGGTATCGCGCATGCCCTGTGGATCGTTGACGGCGCTGATGTCTTCCAGGCGCAGAATGGCCTGTTTTTTACAGGTGGCGGTCTCGGTGTCCCCCAGCATGGTTTTGATGCTGTCGGCCATGACCAGATACCGGTCCGTAGGGTGAATGTACTGGAAAGGGTTGTCGGCCACATAATAGAAGTTCTGGCTGCGGACCAGATACGGAATCGCGTCGCCCGCCGCGTCCCTGGCCACTGCCAGCGTCTGGGTCTTGGCCGGATCGGCCTTCAGTTCGATGATTTCCTGCTGGGCGGGGTATTTCTTGTAGTTGTACCCCTTGTAATTCACGGTGCTGTACGTGGCAGCGATCTGGGCGGGCGTCAGGGCGGTGTGCAGGCTCTTGTATTGCAGGCCCAGCGCCGACATGTCGCCCATTTCCCAGATGTTGTAGCCGATCCAGGTGACTGGCGCGCCCGCTTTCACATCGTTCAGGAAGGCGACGGGGATCTTCTCGTCGTACACCGTGCCGATGTAGAAGGTCCGCAGGTCCTGCGCCGCGTCCCCGGATCTGTACTGCGAGATCGG comes from the Deinococcus sp. AJ005 genome and includes:
- a CDS encoding DUF2334 domain-containing protein; amino-acid sequence: MTLKAALPVSILSLSLILGACGSSPSGLGSTPQTGGTDPAPTQVQQAQPVGGDMTPLFGDHSMPAPYKDRIPAQPSDLWAPLPDQPLETQSLQPQAASKTVRVYYSNPLPASSAYRDGGAFHAIMLANLLGQYDNVKVIRAPISQYRSADALSSLRTFYIGTVFDEAIPTAFMDDVKGGAPVTWLGYNIWKLGDMSALGLTYKSLHTALTPTDIAAAYNTVSYKGYNYKKFAGPQEIIEVGADPAKTQTLAVAKDAAGDQVPYLVRSKNFYYVADNPFQYIHPTDRYLVMADSLKTMLGDAGTATCKKQAILRLEDINAFAAPQGLGNTLDVINTLKVPFAMTVIPESYYDGVHYPWTGNVQSLLQVYRAVTMGGLVIQHGTTHNYHGLRDPEGNSGEGWELWDKENNKSLDKLNPRTTQQRIQQGRLTLLQLGLWPQMWTTPHYEAEVSLYPAINKIYPKVIERRMYTADGVREGQFFPYPVRDEYGTLVVPENLGNIQASYRSDAILEAAEANKNLSCAYASVFVHPYLMADNYTGLEKLTKASLTALIQGIQAKGYTFVNPLNVTTRTLK
- a CDS encoding polysaccharide deacetylase family protein — protein: MKKTFPLLMLSLTLALGACGAPPAGPGAADPGQPPTSPAQPQPVTGDVTPLFGGHAHPELFRDRVAALASDLWPSLPDQAAAPQDGGGPASSIKTVRVYYSDPLPTTYPYRDGGSFHAIMLANLLGQYDNVKVIRAPISQYRSGDAAQDLRTFYIGTVYDEKIPVAFLNDVKAGAPVTWIGYNIWEMGDMSALGLQYKSLHTALTPAQIAATYSTVNYKGYNYKKYPAQQEIIELKADPAKTQTLAVARDAAGDAIPYLVRSQNFYYVADNPFQYIHPTDRYLVMADSIKTMLGDTETATCKKQAILRLEDISAVNDPQGMRDTLDVISALKVPFAMTVIPESYYGGVSYPWKGNRGGLQQLYRAVTMGGLVIQHGTTHNYHGLRDPEGESGDEWEFWDKENNKSLDKLNPASAQARVQQGRDVLLSLGINAQMWTTPHYEADVSLYPTINKIYPKVIERRMYTADGVREGQFFPYPVRDEYGTLVVPENLGNIQVGYLSDSVLDAAEANKNLSCAYASVFVHPYLLEKDYVGPDKLTKASLTALIKGIQAKGYTFVNPLNVTTRTLK
- a CDS encoding glycosyl transferase family protein, yielding MTLLDFNFSSLLSTGVFLLLALYIVVSLDDLLLDLAYLLRRRRIRDWQLSAAELQRDRPARIAVMVGAWQEAGVVTPMIESTLKLMHYPASQVEFFVGVYPNDLATAPEVQALDERAACVHCVVNEKSGPTSKSQNLNGVYAAVQAHEARTGQKFDIIAVHDAEDVIHPYTFSAYSALLKKHQMVQLPVFALFPRVGGVGLRGLVRRTLAQLVTGSYADEFAEHHLHHLPAREALGLFLPSAGTGFAMRREVMALLDEEDGQVLTEGALAEDYELALRLWRKGIKVHFHVQPLPRLRQDGRTECDYVAVREYFPTEIAAAIKQKGRWTYGITLQTPQRLRGMKLGLRDRLTLWHDQKGKFTNLIHLIGYPFSAALILCTLLGVGFESTPLLRGLLYTVLGITAWRMLMRGAAVRRIYGLRQALIATLVLPGLPLRWLIGNYINTLATVRAWRLFLFPAKGQTRGTAVWDKTERKAYVPDSVLDDARRRLGDQVLFSGGVDSRTLSRLIREGQSQSRPLGQLMLSGQLMSEAALRQSLATLHGLTFMELTPEMIDARLLPTVLGREMGFAVLGQREDQVLIATPHASHTERLAGILRVLAQQPGLAELGVTVFMTSRASLEHAYSRPGISGSIYRRALRDPRIALDMLPHEFERVRMQREMGGLETRWASGVAGVQRPSKLRVSVGKG
- a CDS encoding glycoside hydrolase family 26 protein, whose translation is MLALLLGLTSPAVGQPGRTVKGPALAHGVFVASPDQPEDTVADAQLDAYTAAVGRELAYVYLTNNWFRSRAFPAEQVARVRARGATPFIRLMLRSSDEEAVRPDPLFTLQAIIAGRFDDDLRAWGAAAGRVDGPVYAEYGTEVNGSWFAWNARWNGETAGAAQFVQAYRRMAKVVREGGGSNVRWVFHVAAQDDPPVRWNTLEAYYPGGDVISVLGVSAYGAQSPQDAASDILSLRAQLDDVMPRLSALAPSKPALLLEFGSARGAAVAPEAWAGAALTDLIAGRWPGLRGFSWWNSAWTNDDDPRHDTEMRVETQPALAAVFRRFLDGPGVTERLNLTPPLPQSSIPAQEAP
- the thrS gene encoding threonine--tRNA ligase is translated as MHVFLPDGKQLELPQGATALDAAQAIGPRLAQDALAATANGVLTDLQTPLPEGAEISLITKKNPGQAQSVFRHSLGHAMSQAVGEYYERKGHPREAVKRGVGPSIENGFYQDFDLPEPLSEEELPEIEKIMREIIGRNLDIKRSEVSKAQALEQFGFDPYKVELISALPDDEPITFYTQGEYVDLCRGPHFPNTGKLPTAFKLTSTSGAYWRGNEKNPILQRVYGVAFASQKELDEYLERLEEAKRRDHRKLGRELELFTIDPLVGKGLPLWLPNGTVLREELAAFLKEQQFQRGYQGVITPNIGNLELYKTSGHYQNYSDSNFSPITVDDEQYMLKPMNCPHHVRIYDSKPRSYRDLPVRLAEFGTVYRYEQSGELNGLTRVRGFTQDDAHIFCRPDQLKKEFLDVLDLTVLVLRTFGMNDVRFRVGTRDLADEKYVGDAANWQLAEDGIIQAVEEVGLPYSIEPGDAAFYGPKLDFVVKDVLGREWQLGTIQVDYNLPERFDISYVGEDGQDHRPVMIHRAPFGSLERFVGILIEHYAGDFPLWLAPRQIAIVPIADRHNAYAEELRAELHKAGLRAEVDDTSNRMQAKVRNAELSKIPMILVVGDKEQEAREVSTRERWPDGHKERKGVGFDELKAELLERYKSRS